A single Dermacentor albipictus isolate Rhodes 1998 colony chromosome 3, USDA_Dalb.pri_finalv2, whole genome shotgun sequence DNA region contains:
- the LOC135920199 gene encoding ER degradation-enhancing alpha-mannosidase-like protein 1, translating into MGLALRNVIIAVALAALPPCTTGYDVFFYKPGFYDRKYGSFPEELRLSMVEEAKRMFQFGYDSYMKYAFPKDELNPIYCTGRGPDYDDPSNININDVLGDYSLTLVDSLDTLAVMGNASEFRNAVRLILDHVSFDKDNVVQVFEANIRLLGALLSAHLLITDQEQPFGDLRPPGYRDELLQLSKDLASRLLPAFADTRTGIPYPRVNLRRGVPRGVSTHTCTAGAGSLLLEFGVLSRLLDDGTYEEAARRATRALWQLRAKDTGLLGNIVDVNTGEWIGKMSGIGAGLDSFYEYLLKTYILFGDIEDFRMFNESYSVIKQYMRKGRVSCNEGCGEHPLYVNVNMQDGSTSTLWIDSLQASFSAIQVLLGDIEEAICSHALFYAIWRRFGALPERFNWQKALPDLSFYPLRPELIESTYLLYRATKNPFYLHVGRNILQSLNNHTKAPCGYATIHNVVDKSLEDRMESFFLSETCKYLYLLFDINNPLNKHFAKYLFTTEGHILPINRLLRMSPPARMNMPTAVSSIGDDVQTVATVVPRALNETDRHCDKVPEERQYLLPLKHNYLQQISQSLGLDGDAV; encoded by the coding sequence ATGGGCCTGGCACTGCGCAATGTGATAATCGCAGTCGCCCTCGCAGCCCTGCCGCCTTGTACGACCGGCTACGATGTGTTTTTTTACAAGCCAGGCTTCTACGACCGCAAGTACGGCAGTTTTCCAGAGGAGCTACGTCTCAGCATGGTCGAGGAAGCCAAGCGTATGTTCCAGTTCGGATACGACAGTTACATGAAGTACGCGTTCCCGAAAGACGAACTGAACCCTATATACTGCACAGGCCGTGGCCCCGACTACGACGACCCTTCAAACATCAACATCAACGACGTTCTCGGCGACTACTCGCTCACTTTGGTCGACTCCCTCGACACGCTGGCCGTGATGGGAAACGCCAGCGAGTTCAGAAACGCGGTGCGGCTTATCCTCGATCACGTCTCCTTCGACAAGGACAACGTGGTGCAGGTGTTCGAGGCCAACATTCGGTTGCTGggcgcactgctgtcggctcatTTACTCATCACGGACCAAGAGCAGCCGTTCGGCGACCTGCGGCCCCCGGGCTACCGGGACGAGCTGCTGCAGCTGTCCAAGGACCTTGCGTCGCGCCTGCTGCCGGCGTTCGCCGACACGCGCACGGGCATCCCCTATCCGCGGGTCAACCTGCGGCGCGGCGTCCCGCGTGGTGTCTCCACGCACACGTGCACGGCCGGTGCGGGCTCGCTGCTGCTCGAGTTTGGCGTGCTGAGCCGGCTGCTGGACGACGGCACGTACGAGGaggctgctcggcgcgcaacgcGGGCCCTCTGGCAGCTGAGGGCCAAGGACACCGGGCTCCTAGGCAACATCGTGGACGTGAACACGGGCGAGTGGATCGGCAAGATGAGTGGCATCGGCGCTGGCCTCGACTCCTTCTACGAGTACCTGCTCAAGACTTACATCCTGTTCGGCGACATCGAGGACTTCCGCATGTTCAACGAGAGCTACTCCGTCATCAAGCAGTACATGCGCAAGGGGCGGGTCTCGTGTAACGAAGGCTGTGGGGAACACCCGCTCTATGTCAATGTCAACATGCAGGATGGCTCTACTTCGACACTTTGGATTGATTCCTTGCAGGCCTCCTTCTCAGCCATCCAAGTTCTGCTCGGGGACATTGAGGAGGCCATATGCAGCCATGCACTGTTCTATGCCATTTGGAGGCGGTTTGGTGCGTTGCCGGAGCGTTTCAACTGGCAGAAAGCCTTGCCTGATTTGTCCTTCTATCCCCTAAGACCTGAACTTATTGAGTCTACATACCTCTTGTATCGGGCCACCAAAAACCCATTTTACCTCCACGTTGGCCGAAACATTCTACAGAGCCTAAACAATCACACCAAAGCGCCATGTGGCTATGCCACTATACACAATGTGGTGGACAAATCCCTGGAAGACCGTATGGAAAGTTTCTTTCTGAGTGAAACCTGCAAGTACCTCTACCTGCTGTTTGACATTAACAACCCCTTAAACAAGCACTTTGCCAAGTACCTGTTTACTACAGAGGGACACATTCTGCCCATTAATCGCCTTCTGAGGATGTCTCCTCCGGCAAGAATGAATATGCCCACTGCAGTTAGCTCTATTGGTGATGATGTGCAAACTGTGGCAACTGTAGTGCCTAGAGCCCTCAATGAGACAGATCGTCACTGTGACAAAGTGCCTGAAGAAAGGCAGTACTTATTGCCTCTAAAACATAACTATCTTCAACAAATAAGCCAGTCTTTGGGCCTGGATGGGGACGCTGTTTGA